A single Natrinema pellirubrum DSM 15624 DNA region contains:
- a CDS encoding 2Fe-2S iron-sulfur cluster-binding protein, whose protein sequence is MSAAIPVTVITDESERVIEVASGTILRDALLEHGFPVYGTVSRVANCGGRGLCSTCTVEVDPAPEPTHWHDAAAVRFGYPRLSCCLTVEEPLTVRCLDKHVWGQILPRRPSSKS, encoded by the coding sequence ATGAGCGCGGCCATTCCGGTAACCGTGATCACCGACGAGAGCGAACGCGTCATCGAAGTAGCGTCCGGCACGATCCTTCGGGATGCGCTGCTCGAACACGGGTTCCCCGTTTACGGAACGGTCTCACGGGTTGCCAACTGCGGAGGACGGGGACTGTGTTCGACCTGCACTGTCGAGGTCGACCCCGCACCGGAACCGACCCACTGGCACGATGCCGCGGCGGTCCGGTTCGGCTATCCGCGGCTCTCCTGTTGTCTCACGGTCGAGGAGCCGCTGACAGTCCGTTGTCTCGACAAGCACGTGTGGGGACAGATCCTCCCGCGTCGGCCTTCGTCGAAGTCCTGA
- a CDS encoding cbb3-type cytochrome c oxidase subunit I, translated as MGDLPPKRSIKRWLVTTNHKDVGILYLTTAMFFLLFGGLLALLFRAHLWQTGGTGLLTNDQYYQAVSGHGLIMVFWFLSPIASGFANYFVPLQIGAKDLAFPRLNALSYWFYLFSGILMGVSFFQGGSFSGGWTMYAPLNVPTYTPAMEAMTGGNAMVLGLVLFCISITIGTVNFLTTMHRSRAEGLGLWNMPMFSWSWLLTAWMMLFAFAALLAAVLLLSVDRLFLTQYFATDQGSSLLWAHIFWFFGHPEVYIVFFPALGIMFETFQTFTGRRLVGRKWVIIAMVLVAVQSFLVWMHHMFLSTINLPIKTLFMATTIGISLPFDLMVFALIYTMVKGRVRFTTPFLFSLGALVLFILGGITGVFLGAVVLDYEFRGTYWVVAHFHYVMVSGVTALMGGIYYWWPKISGKMYSERLGKLNFAVYFIGFNLLYFPMFMAWETPRRVFHYGEGAQFYHQLATVGAFVFGASFLIMFYTLGKSLISGPDAPDNPWTYSRTAEWAIPSPPPLENWTDRPSYASGRLEFVDDTATATDGGVAQEATSAATSHEEEHADHASIWPLGIGVATFTFFLGLSGITPYVFSFVESHIHSEVGNFVTLDSAPAQNIIYPALMVLGVVMLGVSLFQFGREQFDAPEMAVAERWPFGGVSNQKMGVWVFLASDVVVFGAAIGAYLFMRIHMGWDAWHLDAITEAGLFNTYVLLTSSFTVILAHVMAERENKKGLLGALSATVLLALVFMGVKAFEYSSKFADGHYWFSGIEYSLYFVTTGLHALHVILGVLVALFMIYRVVSVDAYLEDHAPVESFGLYWHFVDIVWVFLFPLFYLM; from the coding sequence ATGGGTGACCTTCCGCCGAAACGGTCGATCAAGCGGTGGCTGGTCACGACCAACCACAAAGACGTCGGTATCCTCTATCTGACGACGGCGATGTTCTTCCTGCTGTTCGGTGGCCTCCTTGCGCTGCTGTTTCGGGCCCACCTGTGGCAGACCGGCGGCACCGGACTGCTGACGAACGACCAGTACTACCAGGCCGTGTCCGGACACGGACTCATCATGGTCTTCTGGTTCCTCTCCCCGATCGCAAGCGGCTTCGCTAACTACTTCGTGCCGCTCCAAATCGGTGCGAAGGACCTCGCGTTCCCCCGACTGAATGCGCTGAGCTACTGGTTTTACCTGTTCTCCGGCATTCTGATGGGGGTTTCGTTCTTCCAGGGTGGCTCGTTCTCCGGCGGCTGGACGATGTATGCCCCACTGAACGTGCCAACCTATACCCCGGCGATGGAGGCGATGACCGGCGGTAACGCAATGGTCCTTGGCTTGGTCTTGTTCTGTATCTCCATCACGATCGGGACGGTGAACTTCCTGACTACGATGCACCGATCCCGTGCGGAAGGACTCGGTCTCTGGAACATGCCGATGTTCTCGTGGTCGTGGCTGCTGACCGCTTGGATGATGCTGTTTGCGTTCGCAGCACTGCTGGCGGCCGTGCTACTGCTTTCGGTCGATCGGCTGTTCCTCACGCAGTACTTCGCGACTGATCAGGGCTCGAGCCTGCTGTGGGCGCATATCTTCTGGTTCTTCGGCCATCCGGAGGTGTATATCGTCTTCTTCCCGGCTCTGGGGATCATGTTCGAGACGTTCCAGACGTTTACCGGACGCCGACTCGTCGGCCGGAAGTGGGTCATCATCGCGATGGTCCTCGTGGCCGTTCAGTCGTTCCTCGTCTGGATGCACCACATGTTCCTGTCGACGATCAACCTCCCGATCAAGACCCTGTTCATGGCGACGACGATCGGGATCTCGTTGCCTTTCGACCTGATGGTCTTCGCGCTGATCTACACGATGGTCAAGGGGCGGGTCCGCTTTACGACGCCGTTCCTGTTCTCGCTTGGTGCGCTCGTGTTGTTCATCCTCGGTGGTATCACGGGCGTGTTCCTCGGCGCCGTCGTGCTGGACTACGAGTTCCGTGGCACCTACTGGGTCGTCGCTCACTTCCACTACGTGATGGTCTCGGGCGTCACGGCACTGATGGGCGGCATCTACTACTGGTGGCCCAAGATCTCCGGGAAGATGTACTCCGAACGGCTCGGAAAGCTCAACTTCGCCGTCTATTTCATCGGGTTCAACCTGCTGTACTTCCCGATGTTCATGGCCTGGGAGACGCCGCGTCGCGTCTTCCACTACGGCGAGGGCGCACAGTTCTACCACCAACTGGCGACCGTCGGCGCGTTCGTGTTCGGGGCTTCGTTCCTGATCATGTTCTACACGCTCGGGAAGAGCCTGATCTCCGGCCCCGACGCGCCCGATAACCCGTGGACCTACTCCCGGACCGCAGAGTGGGCGATCCCGTCACCACCACCGCTCGAGAACTGGACCGACCGGCCCAGCTACGCCAGCGGCCGCCTCGAGTTCGTCGACGATACTGCCACCGCGACCGACGGCGGCGTCGCACAGGAAGCGACCAGTGCAGCGACGAGCCACGAGGAGGAACACGCCGACCACGCCAGTATCTGGCCGCTCGGTATCGGTGTCGCGACGTTTACGTTCTTCCTCGGACTCAGCGGTATCACGCCGTACGTCTTCTCGTTCGTCGAGTCGCATATCCACAGCGAGGTCGGTAACTTCGTGACGCTCGATTCGGCACCCGCACAGAACATCATCTATCCGGCCCTCATGGTTCTTGGAGTGGTGATGCTCGGGGTCTCGCTGTTCCAGTTCGGCCGCGAACAGTTCGACGCACCCGAGATGGCGGTCGCCGAACGGTGGCCCTTTGGCGGTGTCAGCAACCAGAAGATGGGCGTCTGGGTCTTCCTGGCCTCGGACGTCGTCGTCTTCGGTGCCGCCATCGGAGCGTATCTCTTCATGCGCATCCACATGGGCTGGGACGCATGGCATCTCGATGCCATCACCGAGGCCGGCCTGTTCAACACCTACGTCCTGCTGACCTCGAGTTTCACGGTCATCCTCGCACATGTGATGGCCGAGCGCGAGAACAAGAAGGGACTGCTCGGCGCACTGAGCGCGACGGTCCTGCTTGCCCTCGTGTTCATGGGCGTCAAGGCCTTCGAGTACAGCAGCAAGTTCGCTGACGGTCACTACTGGTTCAGCGGGATCGAGTACTCGTTGTACTTCGTGACGACCGGGCTCCACGCCCTGCACGTCATCCTCGGGGTTCTGGTCGCGCTGTTCATGATCTACCGTGTCGTCTCGGTGGATGCCTACCTGGAGGACCACGCACCCGTCGAGTCCTTCGGACTCTACTGGCACTTCGTCGACATCGTCTGGGTCTTCCTGTTCCCGCTGTTCTACCTGATGTAA
- the coxB gene encoding cytochrome c oxidase subunit II: MNTLYSALIAPMQRTRVDVFENIFLVFLGLGTLVGIVVVAYTLYNAYKYRDTGEPAGDDEDLPSVGELPTGGKGGKKLFLSFGISAVIVISLVIWTYGMLLYVEDPGTDDAQDSIEVEVTGEGFAWFYEYENGIEASGTLRVPAGDRVWLQVTSGDVWHNFGIPDQRVKADAIPGEYDKTWFQADEPGESEIECFELCGEYHTSMVGTLQVMEEDEFDQWMDNQLTMQFTMVDGNESRVTEGYELTLEHQENDSIEDRSFTAEEFDNGTIEITDIEQAGQYNVTIESTNGQFETVEDQFDMTGPVDETYTLEMNESESNASETNDGGEN, translated from the coding sequence ATGAACACACTCTACAGCGCACTCATCGCACCGATGCAGCGGACCCGCGTCGACGTGTTCGAGAATATCTTCCTGGTATTCCTCGGACTCGGGACGCTCGTCGGCATCGTCGTGGTCGCATACACTTTGTACAACGCGTACAAGTACCGCGACACCGGCGAGCCTGCGGGCGACGACGAGGATCTGCCATCGGTCGGGGAGTTACCGACGGGCGGAAAGGGCGGCAAGAAACTGTTTCTCTCGTTCGGCATCAGCGCCGTCATTGTCATTTCGCTGGTGATCTGGACGTACGGGATGTTGCTGTACGTCGAGGATCCGGGCACTGACGACGCGCAGGATTCGATCGAGGTCGAAGTTACCGGAGAAGGCTTCGCCTGGTTCTACGAGTACGAGAACGGGATCGAGGCAAGTGGAACGTTGCGAGTGCCCGCGGGAGACCGTGTCTGGTTGCAGGTAACGTCGGGTGACGTCTGGCACAACTTCGGCATACCCGACCAACGGGTGAAAGCCGACGCGATCCCCGGCGAATACGACAAGACGTGGTTCCAGGCCGACGAACCCGGCGAATCCGAGATCGAGTGTTTCGAACTCTGTGGCGAGTACCACACCTCGATGGTCGGGACGCTTCAGGTCATGGAGGAAGACGAGTTCGACCAGTGGATGGACAACCAGCTGACGATGCAGTTCACCATGGTCGACGGAAACGAATCCCGAGTCACCGAGGGCTACGAGCTGACCCTCGAGCATCAGGAGAACGACTCCATCGAGGACCGTAGCTTCACGGCCGAGGAGTTCGACAACGGCACGATCGAGATCACCGACATCGAACAGGCCGGCCAATACAACGTGACGATCGAGTCGACCAACGGGCAGTTCGAGACGGTCGAAGACCAGTTCGACATGACCGGTCCGGTCGACGAGACCTACACGCTCGAGATGAACGAGAGTGAAAGCAATGCAAGCGAAACGAACGACGGAGGTGAGAACTGA
- a CDS encoding adenylate kinase has translation MAQPRILILGAPGAGKGTQSAKITEEFGVDHITTGDALRSNKEMDISDMDTEYDTPGEYMDQGELVPDDVVNAIVDEALSQADGFVLDGYPRNLEQAEELKDMTDLDVVLYLDVGEEELVHRLTGRRLDPETGDIYHVEYNPPEDPEVEDRLEQRDDDTEETVRERLSVFHENTEPVIEYYDEQGDLERIDGEQAPDAVWDEVKATIEDTA, from the coding sequence ATGGCACAGCCACGAATCCTGATCCTCGGTGCGCCCGGGGCAGGGAAGGGCACCCAGAGTGCAAAGATCACCGAGGAGTTCGGCGTCGATCACATCACGACCGGCGACGCCCTGCGGTCGAACAAGGAGATGGACATCTCCGACATGGACACCGAGTACGACACGCCCGGCGAATACATGGACCAGGGCGAACTCGTCCCCGACGACGTCGTCAACGCGATCGTCGACGAAGCACTCAGCCAGGCCGACGGCTTCGTCCTCGACGGCTACCCGCGGAACCTAGAGCAGGCCGAGGAACTCAAAGACATGACCGACCTCGACGTCGTCCTCTATCTCGACGTCGGCGAAGAGGAACTCGTCCACCGGCTGACCGGCCGGCGACTCGACCCCGAGACGGGCGACATCTACCACGTCGAGTACAACCCGCCCGAGGACCCCGAAGTGGAGGACCGACTCGAGCAACGCGACGACGACACCGAGGAGACGGTCCGGGAGCGACTGTCGGTCTTCCACGAGAACACGGAGCCGGTCATCGAGTACTACGACGAGCAAGGCGACTTAGAGCGGATCGACGGCGAGCAGGCCCCCGATGCGGTCTGGGACGAAGTCAAGGCGACGATCGAAGACACCGCGTAA
- a CDS encoding DUF7289 family protein produces MGFRRVDGPADPSQRGQSAILALVLLIGMVATISVGILLVAGDVMTSTEQQAESERVEQAFVELSKQMATVSKDGDAPKSMTFDAGQKGAVTRTATGEITIKARNVNETLTMGSIEYEGDDGSIVAYQAGGVWRETGNQTRMISQPSIAYSAEEQTLSLPVTTVSGERELSSGEVDIRHNGTDPVRNTTVVEDDTVTLEITSKYYRGWELYFEEEVGDASVRNVTQLEGDKGYVKVELGLRDLEGAFNTGVAVSEEDGYDVGGNPNSVDGVQSGTSYPEIGDVIRDLVERHSGNNETKNWSDVETDLSSETYYADGDVTVDDEVEFTLTEGDATLIINGSLNVNSGGLSVDSNGTDNVLKIYTTENVKISGGEVASDGGSAKNIQLYGTPDMSFFMGGGTFEGVVYAPSNDWDGTNEVANGNCDVGSVGDAQACLRSNPDFTGSIVTSSVYVQGGGGNGEDKDKDKNKDNKGNLNFNWDPELKGYGPSVYPEEGYVLPPNITHLNVAVHTLDVKNK; encoded by the coding sequence ATGGGCTTCCGAAGAGTTGACGGACCGGCCGATCCGTCACAGCGGGGACAAAGCGCGATACTCGCGCTTGTATTGCTGATCGGAATGGTCGCGACGATCAGCGTCGGCATTCTGCTCGTCGCCGGGGACGTTATGACCAGCACGGAACAGCAGGCCGAAAGCGAACGCGTCGAACAGGCGTTCGTCGAGTTGAGTAAACAGATGGCGACGGTATCGAAAGACGGCGATGCACCGAAGTCGATGACGTTCGATGCCGGCCAGAAGGGGGCAGTTACGAGGACTGCGACCGGTGAGATCACGATAAAAGCGAGAAACGTAAACGAGACCCTCACAATGGGATCGATCGAATACGAGGGCGACGACGGGAGCATCGTCGCCTATCAGGCCGGCGGCGTCTGGCGAGAGACAGGTAATCAGACGCGGATGATTTCACAACCGTCTATCGCCTACAGCGCTGAAGAACAAACTCTTTCGTTGCCCGTGACCACTGTCAGTGGTGAACGCGAACTCAGTTCGGGCGAAGTAGACATTCGTCACAATGGTACGGACCCGGTCCGGAACACAACCGTCGTCGAGGACGATACCGTCACGCTCGAGATCACGAGCAAGTACTATCGCGGCTGGGAGTTGTACTTCGAAGAGGAGGTCGGCGACGCATCTGTCCGGAACGTCACGCAGCTCGAGGGAGACAAGGGATACGTGAAGGTCGAACTCGGCCTGCGTGACCTCGAAGGGGCGTTCAATACTGGCGTTGCCGTTTCTGAAGAAGACGGGTACGATGTCGGCGGAAATCCGAATTCAGTCGACGGTGTCCAAAGCGGAACGTCGTACCCAGAAATCGGTGACGTTATTCGAGATCTCGTAGAGAGACATTCCGGAAACAATGAGACAAAGAACTGGTCGGATGTTGAGACTGACCTGTCGAGCGAGACATATTACGCCGACGGTGATGTTACCGTAGATGACGAAGTCGAGTTTACCCTCACAGAGGGCGACGCGACACTGATAATAAATGGAAGCCTGAATGTAAATAGTGGCGGACTATCGGTCGATTCCAATGGAACAGATAATGTTTTGAAAATATATACTACTGAAAATGTGAAAATATCGGGCGGAGAGGTCGCATCGGACGGTGGGAGTGCTAAGAACATACAACTGTACGGTACCCCCGACATGTCGTTTTTCATGGGGGGAGGGACTTTCGAAGGCGTGGTCTATGCACCGAGTAACGATTGGGATGGTACAAACGAGGTCGCTAACGGAAACTGTGACGTAGGATCGGTAGGAGATGCACAAGCCTGTTTACGTTCCAACCCGGATTTCACGGGTTCGATTGTTACTTCCTCAGTATACGTACAAGGGGGAGGTGGAAACGGGGAGGACAAAGACAAAGACAAGAATAAAGACAATAAGGGGAACCTCAACTTCAATTGGGATCCCGAACTCAAGGGATACGGACCTAGTGTGTATCCCGAAGAAGGATACGTTCTGCCGCCGAATATCACCCACCTCAACGTCGCGGTCCACACGCTAGACGTGAAAAATAAGTGA
- a CDS encoding DUF106 domain-containing protein codes for MTRTAEKIDALVREDSSMAAALEAIREEADRNGGEVQWADVSDDLTSGQWGRLIEKGVLVDGDDGFEIADREAFDRALDGDGDGGSAAADIEIDEEQSSWSQWDKLAGVGALLLMPGYWFDSIRNVVGSTLDLALGPLDAALPFYAVILSVALITGLYSSLLQANLMNPEIMAKYQERMKAVQEEQKDLRQEKKEAEERGASEAEIERLENEIERAREEQMEAMADNLGMFKEQFRPMVWIMLFTIPMFLWMYWKMYGGISSEMVVIPLAGEVSWGDRLQGFIPVWLFWYFLCSMACNQLIRKALDINMSPS; via the coding sequence ATGACGCGTACAGCCGAAAAGATCGACGCCCTCGTCCGCGAGGATTCCTCGATGGCGGCGGCCCTCGAGGCCATCCGCGAGGAAGCCGACAGGAACGGCGGCGAGGTTCAATGGGCCGACGTCAGCGACGACCTGACGAGCGGCCAGTGGGGGCGATTGATCGAAAAAGGCGTTCTAGTCGACGGCGACGACGGGTTCGAAATCGCCGATCGCGAGGCCTTCGATCGGGCGCTCGACGGCGACGGTGACGGCGGAAGCGCGGCCGCCGACATCGAGATCGACGAGGAGCAATCGAGCTGGTCACAGTGGGACAAACTCGCCGGCGTCGGCGCATTGCTGTTGATGCCCGGCTACTGGTTCGACTCGATCCGCAACGTCGTCGGGAGTACGCTCGACCTCGCGCTCGGCCCGCTCGACGCGGCGTTGCCGTTTTACGCCGTGATCCTCTCGGTTGCACTGATCACCGGCCTCTACTCCTCGCTGCTCCAGGCGAACCTGATGAACCCCGAGATTATGGCGAAATATCAGGAACGGATGAAAGCCGTTCAGGAAGAGCAGAAGGACCTCCGACAGGAGAAAAAGGAGGCCGAGGAACGCGGCGCGAGCGAGGCCGAGATCGAACGCCTCGAGAACGAGATCGAGCGCGCACGCGAAGAGCAGATGGAAGCCATGGCCGACAACCTCGGCATGTTCAAAGAGCAGTTCCGGCCGATGGTCTGGATCATGCTCTTTACGATCCCGATGTTCCTGTGGATGTACTGGAAGATGTACGGCGGGATCAGCAGCGAGATGGTCGTTATCCCGCTCGCCGGCGAGGTCTCGTGGGGCGACCGCTTGCAGGGATTCATCCCAGTATGGCTCTTCTGGTACTTCCTGTGTTCGATGGCCTGCAACCAGCTCATCCGGAAGGCACTGGACATCAACATGTCCCCGTCGTAG
- the cmk gene encoding (d)CMP kinase, translating to MLLTVSGPPGSGKSTTAELLADAFDLDHVSGGDIFRELADERGYTPLEFNKLAEENDEIDRDLDRRLREIAVEEDDLVLESRLAGWLAGDQADFRFWLDAPARVRGERIAEREEKDPARATEETKAREASEAQRYQEYYGIDIRDLTIYDLSVNTARWEPEAVLDMLVTAVERYAANGDEGKARVELENGFE from the coding sequence ATGTTACTCACCGTCTCCGGCCCGCCGGGTAGCGGGAAGAGTACGACCGCGGAGTTGCTCGCCGATGCCTTCGATCTCGACCACGTCAGCGGCGGCGACATCTTCCGCGAACTCGCCGACGAGCGGGGGTATACTCCCCTCGAGTTCAACAAACTTGCCGAGGAAAACGACGAGATCGATCGCGATCTTGACCGGCGACTGCGAGAGATCGCCGTTGAGGAAGACGATCTGGTCCTCGAGTCGCGACTCGCCGGCTGGCTGGCCGGCGACCAGGCCGACTTCCGGTTCTGGCTCGACGCACCGGCGCGAGTCCGCGGCGAACGTATCGCCGAGCGCGAGGAGAAGGACCCGGCCCGGGCAACCGAGGAGACGAAGGCCCGCGAGGCCAGCGAGGCCCAGCGCTATCAGGAGTACTACGGCATCGATATCCGGGACCTGACGATCTACGATCTATCGGTGAACACGGCCCGCTGGGAGCCCGAGGCGGTCCTCGATATGCTCGTCACCGCCGTCGAACGCTACGCGGCCAACGGCGACGAGGGGAAAGCACGCGTCGAACTCGAGAACGGCTTCGAATGA